In Mixophyes fleayi isolate aMixFle1 chromosome 4, aMixFle1.hap1, whole genome shotgun sequence, the following proteins share a genomic window:
- the LOC142150986 gene encoding uncharacterized protein LOC142150986 isoform X3 has product MDKDRSERILNLTLEIIYLLTGEDYTAVIKRPGECVTPRSRPCVSGGLSRTQNPITVSEPHSLIREENNDQKILELTNKIIQLLTGEVPIKCQDEWEKLEGPNGLYEDVKMENHWPLTSQDGSSNRNTPERYLHPYSQDCTQENPRIPQEYQDDVLTDIKVEITDGEEETYVRGDQQCKEEEITTDISTADGCKHRNISEGNFIVSTDCEIEDNITQDSPGENPIALNIHPILHKADKPSDHEEYFPDNQSFTVTLSLHKKQITHRRKKPFPCSECGKCFTQKSNLFQHHRTHTGEKPFPCSECGKYFAAKSSLVEHQRTHTGEKPFPCSECGKCFAQKAEMIRHHRTHTGEKPFSCSECGKCFTRKSSLVEHQRTHTGEKPFSCSACGKYFAGKSSLVQHQKTHTGDKPLPCTECGKCFINKSKLIRHQRTHTGEKPFPCSECGKYFAGKSSLDEHQKTHTADKPLPCTECGKCFINKSKLIRHQRTHTGEKPFPCSECGKCFTRKSSLVEHQRTHTGEKPFPCSECGKYFAAKSSLVEHHRNHTGEKPFSCSECGKCFTQKSNLIEHHRTHTGEKPFSCSECGKYFAAKSSLVQHQKIHTGQKQLDMKKGCCDTPNIVKSVD; this is encoded by the exons atggacaaggacaggagtgagaggatattaaatctcaccctggagatcatctacctgctgactggagag gattacacagcaGTGATAAAGAGacctggtgagtgtgtgacacccaggagccgcccatgtgtgtcaggaggattgagcaggacccagaaccCCATCACGGTGTCTGAACCTCATTCACTGATACGTGAGGAAAataatgaccagaagatcctggaactgaccaacaagatcattcagctgctgactggagag gttcctataaagtgTCAGGATGAGTGGGAGAAATTAGAAGGGCCCAACGGTCTGTACGAGGATGTGAAGATGGAGAATCACTGGCCCCTCACATCACagg ATGGAtctagtaacagaaataccccagagagatatcttcatccttattcacaggattgtacacaggaaaatcccaggatcccacaggagtatcag gatgatgtcctgactgatattaaagtagaaattacagatggagaggaagagacgtatgtgaggggtgatcagcagtgtaaggaggaggaaatcactacagatatcagcacag CAGATGgatgcaaacacaggaatatcTCCGAAGGAAACTTCATTGTTTCAACAGATTGTGAAATAGAAGATAACATCACACAAGAttctcctggagaaaaccccattgccctaaatatacatccaatacTTCACAAAGCAGATAAACCATCTGATCATGAGGAATATTTTCCTGATAACCAAAGCTTTACAGTTACATTATCTCTTCATAAAAAGCAGATCACGCACAGACGTAAGAAAccttttccatgttctgaatgtgggaaatgttttacacaaaaatcaaATCTTTTTCAACATcatagaactcacacaggtgagaaaccatttccatgttctgagtgtgggaaatattttgcagctaaatcatctcttgttgaacatcagagaactcacacaggtgagaaaccatttccatgttctgagtgtgggaaatgttttgcacagaaagCAGAAATGATTAGACATcacagaactcacacaggtgaaaaaccattttcatgttctgagtgtgggaaatgttttacacgaaaatcatctcttgttgaacatcagagaactcacactggtgagaaaccattttcttgctctgcgtgtgggaaatattttgcaggtaaatcatctcttgttcaacatcagaaaactcacacaggtgataaGCCATTGCCATgtactgagtgtgggaaatgttttataaacaaatcaaaacttattagacatcaaagaactcacacaggtgagaaaccatttccttgctctgagtgtgggaaatattttgcagGTAAATCATCTCTTGatgaacatcagaaaactcacacagctGATAAGCCATTGCCATgtactgagtgtgggaaatgttttataaacaaatcaaaacttattagacatcaaagaactcacacaggtgagaaaccatttccttgctctgagtgtgggaaatgttttacacgaaaatcatctcttgttgaacatcagagaactcacactggtgagaaaccatttccttgctctgagtgtgggaaatattttgcagctaaatcatctcttgttgaacatcacagaaatcacacaggtgaaaaaccattttcatgttctgagtgtgggaaatgttttacacagaaatcaaatcttatTGAACATcatagaactcacacaggtgagaaaccattttcttgctctgagtgtgggaaatattttgcagctaaatcatctcttgttcaacatcagaaaattcacacaggacaAAAGCAATTGGATATGAAAAAAGGTTGCTGCGATACTCCAAATATTGTGAAATCAGTTGATTAA
- the LOC142150986 gene encoding uncharacterized protein LOC142150986 isoform X1 — MTHLPPPWFAYEPLNKIPNMWIFIHLDVSLHTQDYTAVIKRPGECVTPRSRPCVSGGLSRTQNPITVSEPHSLIREENNDQKILELTNKIIQLLTGEVPIKCQDEWEKLEGPNGLYEDVKMENHWPLTSQDGSSNRNTPERYLHPYSQDCTQENPRIPQEYQDDVLTDIKVEITDGEEETYVRGDQQCKEEEITTDISTADGCKHRNISEGNFIVSTDCEIEDNITQDSPGENPIALNIHPILHKADKPSDHEEYFPDNQSFTVTLSLHKKQITHRRKKPFPCSECGKCFTQKSNLFQHHRTHTGEKPFPCSECGKYFAAKSSLVEHQRTHTGEKPFPCSECGKCFAQKAEMIRHHRTHTGEKPFSCSECGKCFTRKSSLVEHQRTHTGEKPFSCSACGKYFAGKSSLVQHQKTHTGDKPLPCTECGKCFINKSKLIRHQRTHTGEKPFPCSECGKYFAGKSSLDEHQKTHTADKPLPCTECGKCFINKSKLIRHQRTHTGEKPFPCSECGKCFTRKSSLVEHQRTHTGEKPFPCSECGKYFAAKSSLVEHHRNHTGEKPFSCSECGKCFTQKSNLIEHHRTHTGEKPFSCSECGKYFAAKSSLVQHQKIHTGQKQLDMKKGCCDTPNIVKSVD, encoded by the exons atgacacacctcccccccccttggtttgcctatgaaccCCTAAATAAAATTCCAAATATGTGGATTTTTATTCACCTGGATGTCTCTCtccatacacaggattacacagcaGTGATAAAGAGacctggtgagtgtgtgacacccaggagccgcccatgtgtgtcaggaggattgagcaggacccagaaccCCATCACGGTGTCTGAACCTCATTCACTGATACGTGAGGAAAataatgaccagaagatcctggaactgaccaacaagatcattcagctgctgactggagag gttcctataaagtgTCAGGATGAGTGGGAGAAATTAGAAGGGCCCAACGGTCTGTACGAGGATGTGAAGATGGAGAATCACTGGCCCCTCACATCACagg ATGGAtctagtaacagaaataccccagagagatatcttcatccttattcacaggattgtacacaggaaaatcccaggatcccacaggagtatcag gatgatgtcctgactgatattaaagtagaaattacagatggagaggaagagacgtatgtgaggggtgatcagcagtgtaaggaggaggaaatcactacagatatcagcacag CAGATGgatgcaaacacaggaatatcTCCGAAGGAAACTTCATTGTTTCAACAGATTGTGAAATAGAAGATAACATCACACAAGAttctcctggagaaaaccccattgccctaaatatacatccaatacTTCACAAAGCAGATAAACCATCTGATCATGAGGAATATTTTCCTGATAACCAAAGCTTTACAGTTACATTATCTCTTCATAAAAAGCAGATCACGCACAGACGTAAGAAAccttttccatgttctgaatgtgggaaatgttttacacaaaaatcaaATCTTTTTCAACATcatagaactcacacaggtgagaaaccatttccatgttctgagtgtgggaaatattttgcagctaaatcatctcttgttgaacatcagagaactcacacaggtgagaaaccatttccatgttctgagtgtgggaaatgttttgcacagaaagCAGAAATGATTAGACATcacagaactcacacaggtgaaaaaccattttcatgttctgagtgtgggaaatgttttacacgaaaatcatctcttgttgaacatcagagaactcacactggtgagaaaccattttcttgctctgcgtgtgggaaatattttgcaggtaaatcatctcttgttcaacatcagaaaactcacacaggtgataaGCCATTGCCATgtactgagtgtgggaaatgttttataaacaaatcaaaacttattagacatcaaagaactcacacaggtgagaaaccatttccttgctctgagtgtgggaaatattttgcagGTAAATCATCTCTTGatgaacatcagaaaactcacacagctGATAAGCCATTGCCATgtactgagtgtgggaaatgttttataaacaaatcaaaacttattagacatcaaagaactcacacaggtgagaaaccatttccttgctctgagtgtgggaaatgttttacacgaaaatcatctcttgttgaacatcagagaactcacactggtgagaaaccatttccttgctctgagtgtgggaaatattttgcagctaaatcatctcttgttgaacatcacagaaatcacacaggtgaaaaaccattttcatgttctgagtgtgggaaatgttttacacagaaatcaaatcttatTGAACATcatagaactcacacaggtgagaaaccattttcttgctctgagtgtgggaaatattttgcagctaaatcatctcttgttcaacatcagaaaattcacacaggacaAAAGCAATTGGATATGAAAAAAGGTTGCTGCGATACTCCAAATATTGTGAAATCAGTTGATTAA
- the LOC142150986 gene encoding uncharacterized protein LOC142150986 isoform X2 — MTHLPPPWFAYEPLNKIPNMWIFIHLDVSLHTQDYTAVIKRPGECVTPRSRPCVSGGLSRTQNPITVSEPHSLIREENNDQKILELTNKIIQLLTGEVPIKCQDEWEKLEGPNGLYEDVKMENHWPLTSQDGSSNRNTPERYLHPYSQDCTQENPRIPQEYQDDVLTDIKVEITDGEEETYVRGDQQCKEEEITTDISTDGCKHRNISEGNFIVSTDCEIEDNITQDSPGENPIALNIHPILHKADKPSDHEEYFPDNQSFTVTLSLHKKQITHRRKKPFPCSECGKCFTQKSNLFQHHRTHTGEKPFPCSECGKYFAAKSSLVEHQRTHTGEKPFPCSECGKCFAQKAEMIRHHRTHTGEKPFSCSECGKCFTRKSSLVEHQRTHTGEKPFSCSACGKYFAGKSSLVQHQKTHTGDKPLPCTECGKCFINKSKLIRHQRTHTGEKPFPCSECGKYFAGKSSLDEHQKTHTADKPLPCTECGKCFINKSKLIRHQRTHTGEKPFPCSECGKCFTRKSSLVEHQRTHTGEKPFPCSECGKYFAAKSSLVEHHRNHTGEKPFSCSECGKCFTQKSNLIEHHRTHTGEKPFSCSECGKYFAAKSSLVQHQKIHTGQKQLDMKKGCCDTPNIVKSVD; from the exons atgacacacctcccccccccttggtttgcctatgaaccCCTAAATAAAATTCCAAATATGTGGATTTTTATTCACCTGGATGTCTCTCtccatacacaggattacacagcaGTGATAAAGAGacctggtgagtgtgtgacacccaggagccgcccatgtgtgtcaggaggattgagcaggacccagaaccCCATCACGGTGTCTGAACCTCATTCACTGATACGTGAGGAAAataatgaccagaagatcctggaactgaccaacaagatcattcagctgctgactggagag gttcctataaagtgTCAGGATGAGTGGGAGAAATTAGAAGGGCCCAACGGTCTGTACGAGGATGTGAAGATGGAGAATCACTGGCCCCTCACATCACagg ATGGAtctagtaacagaaataccccagagagatatcttcatccttattcacaggattgtacacaggaaaatcccaggatcccacaggagtatcag gatgatgtcctgactgatattaaagtagaaattacagatggagaggaagagacgtatgtgaggggtgatcagcagtgtaaggaggaggaaatcactacagatatcagcacag ATGgatgcaaacacaggaatatcTCCGAAGGAAACTTCATTGTTTCAACAGATTGTGAAATAGAAGATAACATCACACAAGAttctcctggagaaaaccccattgccctaaatatacatccaatacTTCACAAAGCAGATAAACCATCTGATCATGAGGAATATTTTCCTGATAACCAAAGCTTTACAGTTACATTATCTCTTCATAAAAAGCAGATCACGCACAGACGTAAGAAAccttttccatgttctgaatgtgggaaatgttttacacaaaaatcaaATCTTTTTCAACATcatagaactcacacaggtgagaaaccatttccatgttctgagtgtgggaaatattttgcagctaaatcatctcttgttgaacatcagagaactcacacaggtgagaaaccatttccatgttctgagtgtgggaaatgttttgcacagaaagCAGAAATGATTAGACATcacagaactcacacaggtgaaaaaccattttcatgttctgagtgtgggaaatgttttacacgaaaatcatctcttgttgaacatcagagaactcacactggtgagaaaccattttcttgctctgcgtgtgggaaatattttgcaggtaaatcatctcttgttcaacatcagaaaactcacacaggtgataaGCCATTGCCATgtactgagtgtgggaaatgttttataaacaaatcaaaacttattagacatcaaagaactcacacaggtgagaaaccatttccttgctctgagtgtgggaaatattttgcagGTAAATCATCTCTTGatgaacatcagaaaactcacacagctGATAAGCCATTGCCATgtactgagtgtgggaaatgttttataaacaaatcaaaacttattagacatcaaagaactcacacaggtgagaaaccatttccttgctctgagtgtgggaaatgttttacacgaaaatcatctcttgttgaacatcagagaactcacactggtgagaaaccatttccttgctctgagtgtgggaaatattttgcagctaaatcatctcttgttgaacatcacagaaatcacacaggtgaaaaaccattttcatgttctgagtgtgggaaatgttttacacagaaatcaaatcttatTGAACATcatagaactcacacaggtgagaaaccattttcttgctctgagtgtgggaaatattttgcagctaaatcatctcttgttcaacatcagaaaattcacacaggacaAAAGCAATTGGATATGAAAAAAGGTTGCTGCGATACTCCAAATATTGTGAAATCAGTTGATTAA